A genomic stretch from Chitinophaga agri includes:
- a CDS encoding right-handed parallel beta-helix repeat-containing protein, which translates to MKRGFIIACLCLWMLPLQAADIYVAVTGNDHHPGTAAQPKATLSAALKLARELRRLDDASIKNGIHIIIKGGTYTLYEPVFIRPEDAGTVGSPTIIEAAPGERPVFSGGVRITGWRPSAANRKIWVADVPVTGIDGFNFRQLWVNHAKAVRAKDMPGDSMRRILSWDHAGGTCWVPSSAIRGLDKAPGLEMFIHQWWAIANLRIKSMRVAGDSTLLAFHEPESKIQSAHPWPAPWISKASGNSAFLLTNALPLLDEPGEWYLDVKAQKLYYWPRSQEDLSAANVTAPLLESLITVQGTLDHPVSHIHFRGIAFQHTTWLRPSVKGHVPLQAGLFLLDAYKLDIPGTPDKKGLENQAWVGRPPAAVDVAYAEAVNFTGCRFEHLASTGLDYRIGCHNDTVTGNLFRDIGGTGIQLGTYSDEATEAHLPYQPQDRRVVCHQLFIANNLITDVTNEDWGTLGISAGYVRDVTITHNEVSEVSYTGISVGWGWTKTINVMSNNRIIANKIHHYARHMYDVAGIYTLSAQPGSVISYNYIDSIYKAPYAHLPQHWFYLYTDEGTAYYTVNNNWCPAEKFLQNANGPNNVWAHNGPQVSDSIKYSAGLEAPYHYLLSEKAVPAVARSINQYQQ; encoded by the coding sequence ATGAAAAGAGGCTTTATAATCGCTTGTTTGTGCCTGTGGATGTTACCCTTGCAGGCTGCTGATATTTATGTAGCGGTCACTGGTAACGATCACCATCCTGGTACAGCTGCTCAGCCTAAGGCAACGCTCAGTGCCGCATTGAAACTGGCAAGAGAATTAAGAAGACTGGATGATGCCAGTATAAAGAACGGTATTCATATCATCATTAAAGGAGGTACGTACACGCTATATGAACCTGTTTTTATCAGGCCTGAAGATGCTGGTACCGTGGGTAGTCCTACTATTATTGAAGCGGCGCCGGGAGAACGCCCTGTATTCAGCGGTGGCGTACGCATCACCGGCTGGCGTCCATCTGCTGCTAACCGTAAAATATGGGTAGCAGATGTTCCGGTGACAGGTATTGACGGATTTAATTTCCGGCAGCTCTGGGTCAATCATGCGAAGGCGGTCAGAGCAAAGGATATGCCCGGCGATAGTATGCGCCGCATTCTCTCCTGGGATCATGCAGGCGGCACCTGTTGGGTGCCTTCTTCCGCGATACGCGGATTAGACAAGGCCCCCGGACTGGAAATGTTCATTCACCAGTGGTGGGCTATTGCAAACCTGCGTATTAAAAGTATGCGGGTCGCAGGCGATAGTACATTACTCGCCTTTCATGAGCCGGAAAGTAAAATACAATCAGCGCATCCCTGGCCTGCGCCCTGGATATCAAAGGCGTCGGGTAATTCTGCCTTCCTGCTAACGAATGCCTTACCGCTACTGGATGAACCAGGTGAGTGGTACCTGGATGTGAAGGCCCAAAAGCTCTACTACTGGCCCCGTTCACAGGAAGATCTCTCTGCTGCGAACGTCACAGCTCCTTTACTGGAATCACTGATCACGGTACAGGGTACCTTAGATCATCCTGTGTCACATATACACTTCAGGGGCATCGCCTTTCAGCATACTACCTGGCTACGTCCTTCTGTAAAAGGACATGTTCCCTTACAAGCGGGACTTTTCCTGCTGGATGCCTATAAACTGGATATCCCGGGCACGCCCGATAAAAAAGGATTGGAGAACCAGGCCTGGGTAGGGCGTCCGCCGGCGGCTGTAGATGTCGCTTATGCCGAAGCCGTTAACTTCACGGGCTGCCGGTTTGAACACCTGGCATCCACTGGTCTTGATTACCGGATAGGTTGTCATAACGATACGGTGACGGGCAATCTGTTCAGGGATATTGGTGGAACTGGTATTCAGTTAGGGACCTATTCTGATGAAGCGACCGAAGCACATCTGCCTTATCAGCCACAGGACAGGAGGGTGGTTTGTCATCAGCTGTTCATTGCCAATAACCTTATCACGGATGTAACGAATGAAGACTGGGGAACACTGGGTATCAGTGCCGGTTATGTAAGGGATGTCACCATCACACACAATGAAGTGAGCGAAGTCTCCTATACTGGCATCAGTGTTGGCTGGGGTTGGACAAAGACGATCAATGTGATGAGCAATAACAGGATCATCGCTAACAAGATCCATCACTATGCGCGTCATATGTATGATGTCGCGGGTATCTATACATTGTCTGCCCAACCCGGCTCAGTGATCAGTTACAATTATATTGACAGTATATATAAGGCGCCATATGCGCATCTTCCGCAGCACTGGTTCTATCTGTATACAGATGAAGGCACTGCCTATTATACAGTCAATAATAACTGGTGTCCTGCGGAGAAGTTCCTGCAAAATGCAAATGGTCCGAACAACGTATGGGCGCATAACGGCCCCCAGGTAAGTGACAGCATTAAATACAGTGCCGGACTCGAAGCGCCCTATCACTATCTGTTATCAGAAAAGGCAGTACCTGCTGTCGCACGATCTATCAATCAATATCAACAATAA
- a CDS encoding alpha/beta hydrolase family protein — protein sequence MKKTFRFLLLLMSGACLFYTHLLQAQQTSDSAYRRPLKTVLADIEKKYGIQIRYNEKLVANRYVTYADWRYRPTLEATLDNVLSPLDLKVKKDKGIYKLSEYEYYRWAVADGWAELDRIAAQYKDQQEWEQRKAQLKPCLLEALQLSPMPAAPPSKPIITPERKYDGYTVSNIAIEILPGLYINGSLYKPAKIKGKIPVILNPDGHWQQQRYRPDCQYRCAALARMGAIAFSYDLFAWGESQLQFEEADHRKSLAMTIQALGTIRILDYLLSLKIADPDRVGITGGSGAGSHTVLMSAIDDRIKVSAPVVAISSYFYGGCPCESGMPIHACGGRTDNVEIAAMAAPHPQLLVSDGGDWTDKTPEHDYPYLQKIYGYYGKADQVSNVHLPAEGHDFGINKRNAVYDFMAKHLALDRAAADESKITIEKVPAMYVFGEKGEQLPANAIHGFAQLERIWKQATNTSK from the coding sequence ATGAAAAAAACGTTCCGATTCCTGCTGCTCCTGATGAGTGGCGCCTGTCTCTTTTACACCCATTTGCTACAGGCACAGCAAACGTCTGACAGCGCCTACAGACGTCCACTTAAAACCGTACTGGCTGATATTGAAAAGAAATATGGCATACAGATCCGGTATAATGAGAAGCTGGTGGCCAACAGGTATGTCACTTATGCTGACTGGCGCTATCGTCCTACACTCGAAGCGACGCTGGATAATGTGCTGTCTCCGCTCGACCTCAAAGTGAAAAAGGATAAAGGCATTTATAAATTAAGTGAATACGAATATTATCGCTGGGCCGTTGCCGATGGCTGGGCGGAGCTGGATAGGATCGCGGCTCAATATAAAGATCAACAGGAGTGGGAACAAAGAAAGGCACAGTTGAAACCCTGTTTACTGGAGGCGCTGCAACTTTCCCCAATGCCTGCTGCACCCCCTTCCAAACCCATTATCACGCCTGAAAGAAAATACGATGGATATACCGTATCCAATATTGCTATAGAGATCTTACCCGGACTATACATCAATGGTTCTTTGTATAAACCGGCAAAGATCAAAGGTAAGATCCCTGTGATCCTGAATCCTGATGGACACTGGCAGCAGCAGCGCTACCGTCCTGATTGTCAATACCGCTGTGCCGCGCTGGCACGTATGGGTGCTATCGCGTTCAGCTACGATCTCTTTGCCTGGGGTGAATCCCAGCTCCAGTTTGAAGAAGCCGATCACCGTAAAAGTCTGGCGATGACAATACAGGCACTTGGCACTATCCGCATACTGGATTATCTCTTATCGCTGAAGATAGCAGATCCTGACAGGGTCGGCATCACGGGTGGATCAGGAGCCGGTAGTCATACCGTACTGATGTCCGCAATAGATGATCGTATTAAGGTCAGTGCTCCTGTTGTCGCTATCAGCTCTTACTTCTATGGTGGTTGTCCATGTGAAAGCGGTATGCCGATCCATGCCTGTGGCGGTCGTACAGATAATGTGGAGATCGCTGCGATGGCAGCACCTCATCCCCAGTTGTTAGTCAGCGATGGTGGTGACTGGACAGATAAAACGCCCGAACACGACTATCCTTATTTACAGAAAATATATGGTTACTACGGTAAAGCGGATCAGGTGAGTAATGTACACCTGCCTGCCGAAGGACACGACTTTGGCATCAATAAGCGTAATGCAGTATACGATTTTATGGCGAAGCATCTAGCGCTGGATCGTGCCGCCGCAGATGAATCGAAGATCACTATTGAGAAAGTACCTGCTATGTATGTATTCGGAGAAAAAGGAGAACAGCTGCCTGCAAATGCTATTCATGGTTTTGCACAGCTGGAGCGGATATGGAAACAGGCCACAAATACATCGAAATGA
- a CDS encoding class I SAM-dependent methyltransferase, producing the protein MEELRTRISIIRVMKLLTESELIASPVVANSRMNRERNASGVNSYEKEFKFRPEDFLAEYIQAHGHVKWLDICCGEGKALIQAASHLSALQLHDKATLKGMDLIDGFDPVPAGISCVSFDIQSAVTWEPTEKYDLITCSHGLHYVGDKLKVLSRIFASLSENGVFYGHLDLGNIMIMAVGDDYLKRAFKKNDIQYNGRTKLLYCKGPRTVTFGLNYVGADDKSGPNYTGQEAVTSYYT; encoded by the coding sequence ATGGAAGAACTTCGCACCCGCATCAGCATTATCCGAGTAATGAAGTTATTAACTGAATCAGAATTGATAGCGTCTCCGGTGGTTGCCAATAGCCGCATGAACAGGGAGCGTAATGCCAGTGGGGTCAATAGTTACGAAAAGGAATTTAAGTTCCGTCCAGAGGACTTTCTGGCTGAATATATCCAGGCGCACGGCCATGTGAAATGGCTGGACATCTGCTGTGGTGAAGGCAAAGCCCTCATACAGGCAGCCAGTCACCTGTCTGCGCTGCAACTGCACGATAAGGCCACATTAAAAGGCATGGACCTTATTGACGGATTCGATCCGGTACCTGCCGGTATAAGTTGTGTGTCTTTTGATATACAATCGGCTGTAACCTGGGAACCTACTGAAAAGTATGACCTGATCACCTGTTCACACGGGTTACATTATGTGGGGGATAAGTTAAAAGTATTATCCAGGATATTTGCCTCTCTCAGTGAGAATGGGGTATTCTATGGTCACCTGGACCTGGGGAATATCATGATCATGGCGGTAGGTGATGATTATCTGAAGCGTGCCTTCAAGAAGAACGACATTCAGTATAACGGCAGAACAAAACTGTTGTACTGCAAGGGGCCACGCACAGTGACTTTCGGGCTGAATTATGTAGGTGCAGATGATAAATCGGGGCCTAATTACACGGGGCAGGAAGCGGTAACGTCCTATTACACCTGA
- a CDS encoding glycoside hydrolase family 2 protein, whose protein sequence is MMKRIPLICLTLVMALHAMAQSTAIQYLSGTGSDHTVNWQFRCTGGSNAGKWTTIPVPSCWELQGFGKYDYGFAKDSVRGKESGLYKYTFRVPADWKGKQINIVFEGVMTDATVKINGHSAGPVHQGAFYAFKYDISTILKYGNQDNLLEVTVDKHSANESVNEAERKADFWIFGGIFRPVFLEALPPQHIEAIAIDAKADGAFLANVKTAATAGMQVVIQLYDRENRKIGTPLQQPISNQETPLYGRFDHINPWSSEFPNLYIAEISLLHNNKTIHTIRQRFGFRTVALRQRDGIYINGVRMKFKGVNRHSFSPETGRTTSKAISIADVLLIKEMNMNAVRMSHYPPDKHFLDVCDSLGLYVMDELAGWHGHYNNETGAKLVREMISHDVNHPSVVIWANGNEGGHNKSLDHFFPELDPQQRPVVHPWQLFNGIETQHYREYNYGIGNYENGREIVMPTEFLHGQFDGGHGAGLEDYWEKMWHNPLSAGGFLWDFADQAVVRKDLHDSLDTDHHRGADGIVGPHHEKEGSFYTIKQVWSPVYMERREITPAFDGTFNIENRYAFTNLKQCKFTASLVNLESGQQDSIAVSAPDIPPLEKGVLRVVLPARWQSYDVLYVTVFDTNNKALFTWSYPIITPQQVVQKSIDTTFSGTVSLSEQGSLWIVTANSTRLSFNRHTGLLTSVLHGRDNIPFNNGPVLQEGENNFAGFTHHYEGRNLVIASTFDRKNSYNTLEWTIYPSGIVKMCVKYFPSAYFTTFAGINFSFPESAIAGVGYMGDGPYRVWKNRLKGNRFGIWQKKHNSTETGESWNYPEFKGYYANMYWCDFVTDRTRFRVYTENEGLFLRLFTPARKTDQWHNYEPLFPSGDISFMQGISSIGTKTQRNETTGPMGGKNIFYDYEKEPERALRIVLYFDFKN, encoded by the coding sequence ATGATGAAACGAATTCCACTGATATGTCTGACGCTTGTCATGGCGCTGCATGCCATGGCACAATCTACTGCAATACAATACCTTTCGGGTACCGGAAGCGATCATACGGTGAACTGGCAGTTCCGCTGTACAGGTGGCAGCAACGCTGGTAAATGGACGACTATTCCTGTGCCTTCCTGCTGGGAGTTGCAGGGTTTTGGGAAATATGACTATGGATTTGCAAAAGACAGTGTCCGTGGCAAAGAGAGCGGTCTGTATAAGTATACCTTCCGGGTTCCTGCTGACTGGAAAGGGAAGCAGATCAATATCGTTTTTGAAGGTGTGATGACTGATGCTACTGTGAAGATAAATGGCCACTCCGCTGGCCCTGTTCATCAGGGCGCCTTTTATGCTTTTAAATACGATATCTCCACAATACTGAAATACGGTAACCAGGACAATCTGCTGGAAGTTACAGTGGATAAACACTCTGCCAATGAATCTGTCAATGAGGCGGAACGTAAAGCTGACTTCTGGATATTCGGAGGCATCTTCCGGCCTGTATTCCTCGAAGCCCTGCCGCCACAGCATATTGAAGCAATTGCCATTGATGCAAAAGCTGATGGTGCATTTCTGGCAAATGTGAAAACAGCCGCGACTGCCGGTATGCAGGTCGTGATACAGCTCTATGATAGAGAAAACCGGAAAATAGGAACGCCATTACAGCAACCTATCAGTAATCAGGAGACACCCCTATACGGCCGGTTTGATCATATCAATCCCTGGTCATCAGAATTCCCGAACCTGTATATTGCAGAGATATCACTTTTACACAATAACAAAACTATACACACCATCCGCCAGCGATTTGGCTTCCGCACAGTAGCACTTCGTCAGCGGGATGGCATTTATATCAATGGTGTCAGGATGAAGTTTAAAGGTGTGAACCGTCATTCCTTCAGTCCGGAAACTGGCAGGACCACCAGTAAGGCCATCAGCATCGCCGACGTGCTGCTCATCAAAGAGATGAACATGAACGCGGTGCGTATGTCTCACTATCCTCCGGACAAGCACTTCCTGGATGTATGTGATTCTCTCGGACTTTATGTGATGGACGAACTGGCAGGCTGGCATGGGCACTATAATAACGAAACCGGCGCTAAACTGGTCAGGGAGATGATCTCCCATGATGTAAACCATCCATCTGTTGTAATATGGGCGAATGGCAATGAAGGCGGACATAACAAATCGCTCGATCATTTCTTCCCGGAACTCGACCCACAGCAACGTCCTGTGGTGCATCCCTGGCAACTGTTCAACGGCATCGAAACACAACACTACCGGGAATATAACTATGGCATCGGCAACTATGAGAACGGTAGAGAAATAGTAATGCCGACTGAATTTCTTCATGGCCAGTTTGATGGTGGCCATGGTGCCGGACTGGAAGATTACTGGGAGAAGATGTGGCACAACCCGCTCAGTGCAGGTGGCTTTCTCTGGGATTTTGCAGATCAGGCGGTGGTCAGGAAAGACCTGCATGATTCCCTGGACACTGACCATCACAGAGGCGCAGATGGTATCGTCGGACCGCACCATGAAAAGGAAGGTAGCTTTTACACGATCAAACAGGTATGGAGTCCTGTTTACATGGAGCGCAGAGAGATTACGCCTGCCTTCGATGGTACTTTTAATATCGAAAACCGTTACGCTTTTACCAATCTGAAACAGTGTAAGTTTACCGCCAGTCTTGTTAACCTGGAAAGTGGTCAGCAGGATTCCATTGCAGTTTCTGCGCCGGACATACCACCGCTTGAGAAAGGGGTTTTGCGGGTGGTACTGCCCGCCCGCTGGCAGTCTTACGATGTGCTCTATGTCACCGTATTTGATACCAATAACAAAGCGCTCTTTACGTGGAGTTATCCGATCATCACGCCACAACAGGTGGTGCAAAAGAGTATTGACACTACCTTTAGTGGTACGGTATCGCTCTCCGAACAGGGTTCACTGTGGATCGTTACTGCGAATAGCACCCGCCTTTCTTTCAACCGTCATACCGGTTTACTGACCAGTGTGCTGCATGGCAGGGACAACATCCCTTTTAATAATGGGCCCGTCCTCCAGGAAGGAGAGAATAACTTCGCCGGTTTCACTCATCACTACGAAGGAAGGAACCTGGTGATCGCATCCACCTTCGACAGAAAGAACAGTTATAACACACTGGAGTGGACGATCTATCCATCCGGTATCGTAAAGATGTGTGTTAAATATTTCCCTTCCGCGTATTTCACCACGTTCGCAGGTATTAACTTTTCTTTCCCGGAGTCAGCTATAGCAGGGGTAGGATACATGGGGGATGGTCCTTACCGTGTATGGAAGAACAGATTGAAAGGCAACCGCTTCGGTATCTGGCAGAAGAAACACAACAGTACCGAAACAGGTGAAAGCTGGAACTATCCTGAGTTCAAAGGCTATTATGCGAATATGTACTGGTGCGATTTTGTTACTGATAGAACACGTTTCAGGGTATATACAGAGAACGAAGGTCTGTTCCTGCGACTGTTTACACCTGCCAGGAAAACTGACCAGTGGCATAATTACGAACCTTTATTCCCTTCAGGAGATATTTCATTTATGCAGGGCATCAGTAGCATTGGCACCAAGACGCAGCGGAATGAAACAACCGGCCCGATGGGTGGCAAAAATATCTTTTATGACTATGAAAAGGAACCCGAAAGAGCCTTGCGAATAGTATTGTACTTTGACTTTAAGAACTAG